The proteins below come from a single Malus sylvestris chromosome 3, drMalSylv7.2, whole genome shotgun sequence genomic window:
- the LOC126614741 gene encoding ABC transporter G family member 10-like isoform X2 has translation MELPVKMPVSGSHITPYRIETRNLCYKLSTRFDEMKHLCCSDSSRTVPKFILKDVSCEARPAEITAIVGPSGAGKTTLLDILAGNISPAKVGGQVLVNDQPMDTKSFRRMSGYVTQDDALFPLLTVEETLVYSALLRLPGGIKEAADKVRKLMKELGLEHVAGSRIGWGSNNGISGGERRRVSIGVDLVHDPAVVLIDEPTSGLDSASAFHVVSLLKTMVFNQGKTIVLTIHQPGFRILEMFDRVVLLSNGAVMHNGSLHLLKQRLNFAGHRIPNHVNLLEFAIDVIVSLEGTQTSEALHNQCFRPLEQRFVCSNNLQKKLLVYPNSRPREVVILGQRFCSNIFRTKQLFVTRVIQALVAGFVLGSIFFNVGREKGNISLQTQTGFFAFSLTFLLSSTTEGLPIFLQERRILMTPVYWLVGLRRDIDGFLYFSFVVWMVLLMSNSVVACFSALVPNFIMGSSLISGLMGAFFLFSGYFISKDRLPRYWIFMHYLSLFKYPFECFMINEYGGEQGRRCIQQIDKEGCNLFGDGFLRQQGLKEAQKWSNLGVMLGFVIGYRVLCFLILWCRCCRNRN, from the exons ATGGAGTTGCCCGTGAAAATGCCGGTTTCCGGCAGCCATATAACACCATACAGAATTGAAACCAGAAACTTGTGCTACAAACTATCGACCCGATTTGATGAAATGAAGCACCTGTGTTGCAGTGACAGTTCGAGGACTGTTCCGAAGTTCATCTTGAAGGACGTGAGTTGTGAAGCAAGGCCTGCAGAGATCACTGCAATTGTTGGCCCTAGTGGGGCTGGAAAAACCACACTGCTAGATATTCTTGCTGGGAACATATCCCCAGCGAAAGTGGGTGGTCAGGTGCTGGTGAATGATCAGCCTATGGACACGAAAAGTTTCCGCAGAATGTCGGGCTATGTCACACAGGATGATGCCCTATTTCCGTTACTTACAGTTGAAGAAACGCTCGTGTACAGTGCTCTGTTGAGGCTTCCTGGTGGGATAAAAGAGGCTGCAGATAAAGTGAGGAAGCTGATGAAGGAGCTCGGTCTGGAACATGTCGCGGGTTCAAGAATCGGTTGGGGATCAAACAATGGGATTTCAGGTGGTGAAAGGCGCAGGGTTTCGATTGGAGTTGATTTAGTTCATGATCCAGCTGTGGTTTTGATTGATGAACCAACTTCAGGGTTGGATTCTGCCTCAGCTTTCCATGTAGTCTCATTGCTCAAAACAATGGTGTTCAATCAGGGTAAAACTATCGTTCTGACCATTCACCAACCAGGTTTTCGAATCCTAGAGATGTTCGATCGCGTTGTTTTGCTTTCGAATGGAGCTGTCATGCACAATGGATCACTACATCTTCTCAAACAAAGGCTCAATTTTGCTGGCCATCGTATCCCCAACCATGTCAACTTGCTCGAATTCGCCATTGATGTTATCGTGAGCTTGGAGGGTACACAAACTTCAGAAGCCTTGCACAACCAATGTTTCAGGCCTCTAGAACAAAGGTTTGTGTGCTCCAATAACTTGCAAAAGAAGCTTCTGGTCTACCCAAATTCTCGTCCCCGGGAAGTTGTTATACTAGGGCAAAGGTTTTGTAGCAACATATTTAGAACCAAGCAATTGTTTGTCACAAGAGTCATACAAGCCTTGGTAGCTGGATTCGTACTCGGAAGCATTTTCTTTAACGTTGGAAGGGAAAAAGGGAACATTTCCCTGCAAACACAAACTGGATTTTTCGCCTTCAGCCTCACTTTCTTGCTGTCTTCCACCACAGAAGGCCTACCAATTTTCTTACAAGAGCGAAGAATACTAATGA CACCGGTTTACTGGCTGGTCGGATTGAGGAGGGACATTGATGGATTCCTCTACTTCTCTTTCGTGGTCTGGATGGTTCTTCTGATGTCCAATTCTGTTGTGGCCTGCTTCAGTGCTCTCGTGCCGAACTTCATCATGGGGAGTTCCTTGATTTCCGGGCTCATGGgagctttctttctcttttcggGCTACTTCATTTCGAAGGACAGACTTCCACGCTACTGGATATTCATGCACTACCTGAGTCTTTTCAAGTACCCGTTCGAGTGCTTTATGATAAATGAGTATGGAGGGGAGCAGGGAAGGAGATGCATTCAACAGATTGACAAAGAAGGATGCAATCTTTTCGGGGACGGATTCTTGAGACAGCAGGGTTTGAAAGAAGCACAGAAATGGAGCAATTTAGGTGTGATGCTGGGTTTCGTAATTGGTTATAGAGTGCTTTGCTTTCTCATTCTGTGGTGCAGATGCTGCAGAAATAGAAACTAG
- the LOC126614741 gene encoding ABC transporter G family member 10-like isoform X1, translating to MELPVKMPVSGSHITPYRIETRNLCYKLSTRFDEMKHLCCSDSSRTVPKFILKDVSCEARPAEITAIVGPSGAGKTTLLDILAGNISPAKVGGQVLVNDQPMDTKSFRRMSGYVTQDDALFPLLTVEETLVYSALLRLPGGIKEAADKVRKLMKELGLEHVAGSRIGWGSNNGISGGERRRVSIGVDLVHDPAVVLIDEPTSGLDSASAFHVVSLLKTMVFNQGKTIVLTIHQPGFRILEMFDRVVLLSNGAVMHNGSLHLLKQRLNFAGHRIPNHVNLLEFAIDVIVSLEGTQTSEALHNQCFRPLEQRFVCSNNLQKKLLVYPNSRPREVVILGQRFCSNIFRTKQLFVTRVIQALVAGFVLGSIFFNVGREKGNISLQTQTGFFAFSLTFLLSSTTEGLPIFLQERRILMSETSRGAYRVSSYVIANTLIFLPFLLMVCFLFTAPVYWLVGLRRDIDGFLYFSFVVWMVLLMSNSVVACFSALVPNFIMGSSLISGLMGAFFLFSGYFISKDRLPRYWIFMHYLSLFKYPFECFMINEYGGEQGRRCIQQIDKEGCNLFGDGFLRQQGLKEAQKWSNLGVMLGFVIGYRVLCFLILWCRCCRNRN from the coding sequence ATGGAGTTGCCCGTGAAAATGCCGGTTTCCGGCAGCCATATAACACCATACAGAATTGAAACCAGAAACTTGTGCTACAAACTATCGACCCGATTTGATGAAATGAAGCACCTGTGTTGCAGTGACAGTTCGAGGACTGTTCCGAAGTTCATCTTGAAGGACGTGAGTTGTGAAGCAAGGCCTGCAGAGATCACTGCAATTGTTGGCCCTAGTGGGGCTGGAAAAACCACACTGCTAGATATTCTTGCTGGGAACATATCCCCAGCGAAAGTGGGTGGTCAGGTGCTGGTGAATGATCAGCCTATGGACACGAAAAGTTTCCGCAGAATGTCGGGCTATGTCACACAGGATGATGCCCTATTTCCGTTACTTACAGTTGAAGAAACGCTCGTGTACAGTGCTCTGTTGAGGCTTCCTGGTGGGATAAAAGAGGCTGCAGATAAAGTGAGGAAGCTGATGAAGGAGCTCGGTCTGGAACATGTCGCGGGTTCAAGAATCGGTTGGGGATCAAACAATGGGATTTCAGGTGGTGAAAGGCGCAGGGTTTCGATTGGAGTTGATTTAGTTCATGATCCAGCTGTGGTTTTGATTGATGAACCAACTTCAGGGTTGGATTCTGCCTCAGCTTTCCATGTAGTCTCATTGCTCAAAACAATGGTGTTCAATCAGGGTAAAACTATCGTTCTGACCATTCACCAACCAGGTTTTCGAATCCTAGAGATGTTCGATCGCGTTGTTTTGCTTTCGAATGGAGCTGTCATGCACAATGGATCACTACATCTTCTCAAACAAAGGCTCAATTTTGCTGGCCATCGTATCCCCAACCATGTCAACTTGCTCGAATTCGCCATTGATGTTATCGTGAGCTTGGAGGGTACACAAACTTCAGAAGCCTTGCACAACCAATGTTTCAGGCCTCTAGAACAAAGGTTTGTGTGCTCCAATAACTTGCAAAAGAAGCTTCTGGTCTACCCAAATTCTCGTCCCCGGGAAGTTGTTATACTAGGGCAAAGGTTTTGTAGCAACATATTTAGAACCAAGCAATTGTTTGTCACAAGAGTCATACAAGCCTTGGTAGCTGGATTCGTACTCGGAAGCATTTTCTTTAACGTTGGAAGGGAAAAAGGGAACATTTCCCTGCAAACACAAACTGGATTTTTCGCCTTCAGCCTCACTTTCTTGCTGTCTTCCACCACAGAAGGCCTACCAATTTTCTTACAAGAGCGAAGAATACTAATGAGTGAGACTTCCAGGGGAGCCTATAGGGTTTCCTCCTATGTCATAGCAAACACCCTCATTTTTCTCCCCTTCCTTTTGATGGTCTGTTTTTTGTTCACAGCACCGGTTTACTGGCTGGTCGGATTGAGGAGGGACATTGATGGATTCCTCTACTTCTCTTTCGTGGTCTGGATGGTTCTTCTGATGTCCAATTCTGTTGTGGCCTGCTTCAGTGCTCTCGTGCCGAACTTCATCATGGGGAGTTCCTTGATTTCCGGGCTCATGGgagctttctttctcttttcggGCTACTTCATTTCGAAGGACAGACTTCCACGCTACTGGATATTCATGCACTACCTGAGTCTTTTCAAGTACCCGTTCGAGTGCTTTATGATAAATGAGTATGGAGGGGAGCAGGGAAGGAGATGCATTCAACAGATTGACAAAGAAGGATGCAATCTTTTCGGGGACGGATTCTTGAGACAGCAGGGTTTGAAAGAAGCACAGAAATGGAGCAATTTAGGTGTGATGCTGGGTTTCGTAATTGGTTATAGAGTGCTTTGCTTTCTCATTCTGTGGTGCAGATGCTGCAGAAATAGAAACTAG
- the LOC126614362 gene encoding multiple organellar RNA editing factor 8, chloroplastic/mitochondrial-like isoform X1 translates to MATHFFSRSIPKSQAMASFLSRSLSTATSATSLSTAAQSRSSSLSLLHRLRPLAGVMASAGRLSPAIARCLSTRSTTSSLRDPNPNWSNRPPKETILLDGCDFEHWLVVMEAPQGDITRDEIINSYIKTLATVVGSEEEARMKIYSVSTRCYYAFGALVSEEVSLKIKELPGVRWVLPDSYLDVKNKDYGGEPFINGQAVPYDPKYHEEWIRNNSRANERNRRNDRPRNFDRSRNFERRRENMQNRDFQNTGPSPMPNQAGPNSGPGPANMGPPPPNRGPMSPNMGPPPPNRAPMQPPNMGPPPPNRAPMPPPNMGPPNNYNNPQPSNNWNSGPPNSYNQAPPNSYNQMPPNNYNQMPPNNLGGVPPNNMAPPSNAGWNDPGQYQNNYTPDRDAGVNPGPNRY, encoded by the exons ATGGCGACCCATTTCTTCTCTCGCTCGATTCCCAAGTCCCAAGCCATGGCTTCATTTCTCTCTCGCTCCCTCTCCACCGCCACCTCCGCCACTTCCCTATCCACCGCCGCCCAATCTCGTTCTTCTTCGCTCTCTCTCCTCCACCGCCTCCGCCCTCTGGCCGGTGTCATGGCCTCCGCCGGCAGGCTCTCCCCTGCGATCGCCCGGTGCTTGTCGACCAGATCGACGACGTCGTCGCTCAGGGACCCGAACCCTAACTGGTCGAACCGGCCTCCCAAGGAGACGATCCTCCTCGATGGGTGTGACTTCGAGCACTGGTTGGTTGTCATGGAGGCCCCTCAGGGTGATATCACTAGGGATGAGATCATCAATAGCTACATCAAAACCCTGGCTACCGTTGTCGGAAG TGAGGAAGAAGCAAGAATGAAGATCTACTCAGTTTCAACTAGGTGCTATTATGCGTTTGGGGCACTTGTATCTGAAGAGGTTTCACTCAAAATCAAAG AGTTGCCTGGAGTCCGTTGGGTACTTCCTGATTCCTACTTGGATGTTAAGAACAAAGATTATGGAG GTGAACCTTTTATTAATGGCCAAGCAGTGCCATATGATCCCAAGTACCATGAGGAATGGATAAGAAACAATAGTCGAGCAAATGAGAGAAACAGGCGTAATGACAGACCTCGTAACTTTGACAGATCTAGGAACTTTGAAAGGAGAAGGGAAAATATGCAGAATCGTGATTTTCAGAATACGGGTCCATCTCCTATGCCTAATCAAGCTGGGCCAAATTCGGGACCTGGACCTGCCAACATGGGTCCTCCACCCCCCAACAGGGGTCCAATGTCTCCCAACATGGGTCCTCCACCCCCCAACAGGGCTCCAATGCAGCCTCCCAACATGGGTCCTCCACCCCCGAACAGGGCTCCAATGCCGCCTCCCAACATGGGTCCACCAAACAACTACAATAATCCCCAGCCAAGCAACAACTGGAATTCTGGGCCACCGAACAGCTATAATCAGGCGCCTCCCAACAGCTACAATCAGATGCCGCCCAACAACTACAATCAGATGCCTCCCAATAACCTGGGAGGGGTGCCACCAAACAACATGGCTCCACCTTCTAATGCAGGATGGAATGATCCTGGACAATACCAGAATAACTACACGCCAGACAGGGATGCTGGAGTCAATCCTGGTCCAAACCGTTACTAA
- the LOC126617167 gene encoding receptor-like protein 2, with protein sequence MAHGFFLIILLFTSIISPNIHACNQNERSALLSFNLTLSSPPLNWTSFNCCSWEGITCNPEGWVTHLLLSSKGLDRVIFTSSSSLGNLTHLTHLNLTHNSLQGSLENKLFESLNSLEILDLSYNLLSGELPLSLTSNNIRTLDLSSNRFHGPIPSSFFMHAWKLTSFNVSNNAFSSNIPSSVCLHSNPLVKVLDFSSNQFSGNIYRGFGRCSELQIFRAGHNNLSGPLPEDIYNATKLKEVAVPLNSLYGGISDRIVNLTNLAILDLSFNQLSAVLPLHLGKLSRLKIVQLEYNNLQGPLPQSLMNCTSLVELRLGRNNLEGDITKLNFSKLVQLTKLDLYRNNFTGKLPTSLYSCRSLKAIRLAWNNLEGQIQPEILSLNSLSLLSLSYIRLENVMGAMKILMHCKSLRALFLTGAFNGEEMPSDDDMVGFDGFQNLRFLSLSYCDLTGQLPAWLAKLKNLEILSLAGNKIAGTIPSWLGTDLPRLVQISLSINLISGEFPKELCRVPALVHQPVAAQEDDYELELPIYSNCTGYGFPRRLSNFPALIDLSSNNITGNIPSDIGQLQLLQELYLDDNNFLGNIPDQISNLKKLEVLDLSKNHLSGKIPSSMASLNFLKSFDVSYNNLEGPIPTSTQLQSFEASAFEGNPKLCGAPLPNECRIDAHDKNNRDDEDDGHQLPWFYIFAAFGFIFGFWGVCGSLIIKKTWRYAYFQFTDNVQDRLYVMLAVRMNR encoded by the coding sequence CTTATTCACGTCCATTATATCTCCAAATATCCACGCATGCAACCAAAATGAACGTAGCGCTCTCTTGTCCTTTAATCTCACTCTATCGTCTCCTCCTTTAAATTGGACTTCCTTTAACTGCTGTAGTTGGGAAGGCATCACTTGTAATCCGGAAGGTTGGGTCACCCATTTGCTCTTATCCTCGAAGGGGCTCGACAGAGTTATTTTTACCTCGTCATCCTCACTTGGAAACCTCACGCATCTCACCCACTTGAATCTCACCCACAATTCACTTCAGGGTTCActtgaaaataaactctttGAGTCCTTGAATTCTCTTGAGATTCTTGATTTGAGCTATAACCTTCTTTCTGGAGAGCTACCTTTGTCTCTAACATCCAACAACATCCGGACACTCGATTTGTCAAGCAATCGCTTCCATGGTCCAATTCCATCTTCGTTCTTCATGCATGCTTGGAAATTGACAAGTTTCAACGTTAGCAACAATGCCTTCTCCAGCAACATCCCATCCTCTGTATGTCTCCATTCTAACCCCTTGGTTAAAGTGTTGGATTTTTCCTCAAACCAATTCAGTGGCAACATTTACCGTGGTTTTGGGAGGTGTTCCGAACTGCAAATTTTTCGTGCTGGTCACAATAATCTCTCAGGGCCACTTCCAGAAGATATCTATAATGCCACCAAACTCAAAGAGGTTGCAGTACCTCTGAATTCTCTATATGGAGGCATAAGTGATAGAATTGTCAACCTCACCAACCTCGCAATCCTTGACCTCTCCTTCAATCAACTAAGCGCAGTGCTCCCTCTCCATTTGGGGAAGCTCTCCAGGCTAAAAATTGTACAGCTCGAGTACAACAACCTACAAGGTCCGTTGCCCCAATCTTTGATGAATTGCACCAGCCTTGTAGAACTACGTTTGGGACGAAATAACTTGGAAGGAGACATTACCAAGCTTAATTTCTCCAAACTTGTTCAACTTACTAAACTTGACTTGTATAGGAACAACTTCACTGGTAAGTTGCCAACAAGCCTTTACTCATGTAGATCCCTGAAAGCAATTCGATTAGCTTGGAACAATCTAGAGGGACAAATACAACCTGAGATTCTTTCGTTAAACTCCCTGTCCTTACTCTCTCTTAGTTACATCCGATTGGAAAATGTCATGGGAGCAATGAAGATACTGATGCATTGCAAAAGTCTTCGAGCACTCTTCCTTACGGGTGCCTTTAACGGTGAAGAAATGCCATCTGACGATGACATGGTTGGTTTtgatggatttcaaaatcttcgatttttgagcttgTCGTATTGTGATCTCACCGGTCAACTACCTGCATGGTTAGCAAAGCTAAAGAATCTAGAGATCTTGAGTCTGGCAGGTAACAAAATCGCAGGGACAATTCCTAGCTGGTTGGGGACTGATCTACCAAGACTTGTTCAGATAAGCTTGTCAATAAACCTTATTTCAGGTGAATTTCCAAAAGAACTTTGTAGAGTACCGGCGTTGGTACATCAACCTGTTGCAGCTCAAGAAGACGATTATGAACTCGAATTGCCAATCTACAGTAACTGCACGGGCTATGGCTTCCCCCGCAGGTTGTCTAACTTTCCTGCATTGATAGATCTTTCTTCCAACAACATTACCGGTAATATACCGTCTGATATCGGCCAACTGCAGCTTCTCCAAGAGTTGTATCTAGACGACAACAACTTCTTAGGCAACATTCCAGACCAAATTTCTAACCTTAAGAAGCTAGAAGTTTTGGATCTCTCCAAGAATCACTTGTCCGGAAAAATCCCATCGTCTATGGCGAGCCTTAATTTCTTGAAGAGCTTTGATGTCTCGTACAATAATCTCGAAGGTCCAATCCCAACAAGCACTCAGCTCCAAAGCTTTGAAGCTTCTGCATTTGAGGGGAATCCAAAACTTTGCGGTGCACCGCTTCCAAACGAGTGTCGCATTGATGCGCATGATAAGAATAACCGAGATGATGAGGACGATGGGCATCAACTACCGTGGTTCTATATTTTCGCTGCGTTCGGGTTTATTTTCGGATTCTGGGGAGTATGTGGTTCTTTGATCATAAAGAAGACATGGAGATATGCATACTTTCAGTTCACAGACAATGTACAAGATAGGCTCTATGTCATGTTAGCAGTGCGCATGAATAGGTAA
- the LOC126614362 gene encoding uncharacterized protein LOC126614362 isoform X2, with protein MATHFFSRSIPKSQAMASFLSRSLSTATSATSLSTAAQSRSSSLSLLHRLRPLAGVMASAGRLSPAIARCLSTRSTTSSLRDPNPNWSNRPPKETILLDGCDFEHWLVVMEAPQGDITRDEIINSYIKTLATVVGSEEEARMKIYSVSTRCYYAFGALVSEEVSLKIKELPGVRWVLPDSYLDVKNKDYGDLGTLKGEGKICRIVIFRIRVHLLCLIKLGQIRDLDLPTWVLHPPTGVQCLPTWVLHPPTGLQCSLPTWVLHPRTGLQCRLPTWVHQTTTIIPSQATTGILGHRTAIIRRLPTATIRCRPTTTIRCLPITWEGCHQTTWLHLLMQDGMILDNTRITTRQTGMLESILVQTVTKLEASCGMMSLVGML; from the exons ATGGCGACCCATTTCTTCTCTCGCTCGATTCCCAAGTCCCAAGCCATGGCTTCATTTCTCTCTCGCTCCCTCTCCACCGCCACCTCCGCCACTTCCCTATCCACCGCCGCCCAATCTCGTTCTTCTTCGCTCTCTCTCCTCCACCGCCTCCGCCCTCTGGCCGGTGTCATGGCCTCCGCCGGCAGGCTCTCCCCTGCGATCGCCCGGTGCTTGTCGACCAGATCGACGACGTCGTCGCTCAGGGACCCGAACCCTAACTGGTCGAACCGGCCTCCCAAGGAGACGATCCTCCTCGATGGGTGTGACTTCGAGCACTGGTTGGTTGTCATGGAGGCCCCTCAGGGTGATATCACTAGGGATGAGATCATCAATAGCTACATCAAAACCCTGGCTACCGTTGTCGGAAG TGAGGAAGAAGCAAGAATGAAGATCTACTCAGTTTCAACTAGGTGCTATTATGCGTTTGGGGCACTTGTATCTGAAGAGGTTTCACTCAAAATCAAAG AGTTGCCTGGAGTCCGTTGGGTACTTCCTGATTCCTACTTGGATGTTAAGAACAAAGATTATGGAG ATCTAGGAACTTTGAAAGGAGAAGGGAAAATATGCAGAATCGTGATTTTCAGAATACGGGTCCATCTCCTATGCCTAATCAAGCTGGGCCAAATTCGGGACCTGGACCTGCCAACATGGGTCCTCCACCCCCCAACAGGGGTCCAATGTCTCCCAACATGGGTCCTCCACCCCCCAACAGGGCTCCAATGCAGCCTCCCAACATGGGTCCTCCACCCCCGAACAGGGCTCCAATGCCGCCTCCCAACATGGGTCCACCAAACAACTACAATAATCCCCAGCCAAGCAACAACTGGAATTCTGGGCCACCGAACAGCTATAATCAGGCGCCTCCCAACAGCTACAATCAGATGCCGCCCAACAACTACAATCAGATGCCTCCCAATAACCTGGGAGGGGTGCCACCAAACAACATGGCTCCACCTTCTAATGCAGGATGGAATGATCCTGGACAATACCAGAATAACTACACGCCAGACAGGGATGCTGGAGTCAATCCTGGTCCAAACCGTTACTAAGCTTGAGGCTAGTTGCGGTATGATGAGTCTTGTAGGCATGTTGTAG